The sequence TAAACCGGTATCGGCCGGGTCCGGGCAATGGCAGCCAGTACGCCGCCCTTGGCCGTGCCATCGAGCTTGGTGACGACCAGTCCCGTCAAGCCGAGTGCGTCATCGAAGGCCTTGACTTGCATCAGCGCGTTCTGGCCGGTATTACCATCGATGACCAGCAGGATTTCATGCGGTGCGCTTGGCATCGCCTTGGCGATCACGCGCTTGATCTTCTTGAGCTCTTCCATCAGATGCAGCTGCGTCGGCAACCGGCCGGCGGTATCTATCATCACCACATTGGTCTTCTTTGCCATGGCCGAATGCACCGCATCGAAGGCTACCGCTGCCGGATCGCCGGATTCCTGCGCGATCACCGCGACATTATTGCGCTCGCCCCAGATCGTCAATTGCTCGCGTGCTGCCGCGCGGAAGGTATCGCCGGCAGCCAGCAACACGGACTGTTGATTGGCTTGCAGGTGCTTGGCAAGTTTGCCGATGGTGGTGGTTTTACCGGCGCCGTTGACGCCGGTAATCATTATCACCAGCGGCTGGTGGCGGCCCAGTTCCAGCGGTTTTTGCAGCGGGCTGAGCAAGCCGATCAACAGCTTGCGCAGCGCCGATTTGACTTGCGCAGCTTCGGTCAGTTTCTCGTCCTTGACGCGGCGCTTGAGTTCGGACAACAGGAAGTGCGTCGCGTCGACGCCTGCATCGGCCATCAGCAGGGCTGCTTCGAGTTCTTCGTACAGATCGTCGTCGATGCGCGCACCGACGAACAGTGTGGTCAGGTTGGCCGATGTTTTTGACAAGCCTGATTTCAGGCGGGCCAGCCAGGATCGTTTGACCTCAATTGGTGGTGCCGGCGTTTCTTCCGGCGGGGGCGGAGCGACGACTTCCGTGACGGGCACCGCTGCCGGGAGTGCAGCATCTGATAACGCTACCGTGACGGCTGCGTGCGCGGGTTCGGTCTTTGGTTTTTTTTTGAAGAAGCTGAACATCGGCATGTAGTTGGAGGCTTCGCAGGGCGGCTGCGCACGGAAATCTGGAGCTGCTGGCATTCTAGCAGAGCAAGGCGGTGCCAATTCCGTGCGGTGGCGGCCGTATCGATGAATTTACGTGCTTAAACTGGCTATACTCCGGTGCGATTCGCGCCCGCTGTGCCAAAACCTGGATGGCGGGATAATTATTTACCTTCGATCCATGACCATGCCCAAACAGCCTAGCAAGAAACCTGCTCCCAAACCGCGTCCGGCTCTGGCCCATCAGGTCCGTATTATCGGTGGCGACTGGAAGCGCACTCCGCTGCCGGTGGTGGAATCGGCCGGATTGCGGCCAACCCCGGACCGGGTACGCGAAACGGTGTTCAACTGGATAACGCACCTGATTGATGGGCACTGGTCCGGTATCACCTGTCTCGACCTGTTCGCCGGCACCGGCGCACTCGGGCTGGAAGCCGCCAGCCGTGGTGCGGCACGGGTGACGCTGGTGGAAGAAAGCCCGGCCGTGGTGCGCCAGCTCGAGGCCACACGCGATAAATTGAACGCCAGCCAGGTCAGTATCGTGCGCGGTGATGCGCGCGCCGTAGTGCAAGGTCTGCAGCGACGCCTGACCGGCCCGGCTGATCGCTACAACCTGATTTTCCTGGATCCGCCATTCCATGCCGACTGGCTACCGGCCATGTTACCGCTGTGCGCCGCGCTGCTGGACGAACGCGGCTTCATTTATATCGAATCGGAAAAGTCGATTGATGGTGCTGCATTGCCCGAATGGCTGCAGGGCTGGGAAGTCGTGCGCGCCGATCAGGCAGGGATGGTGTTCTTCCATTTGTTGCAACGCCAGAATTCGCACGCAATTGATGCATAATGCGGTTTCCAAACTAGTGACACTCCAGGGAGCAACGATGGTCACAGCAATCTATCCGGGTACGTTCGATCCACTCACGCGGGGGCATGAAGACCTGGTACGTCGGGCGTCGGGCTTGTTCGGCAAGCTCATCGTCGGCGTTGCCGACAGCAAGAACAAGAAGCCGTTCTTCGATCTCGAAGAACGGCTGACGATCGCCAATGAAGTGCTCGGACATTATCCGAACGTGGTGGTCGA comes from Actimicrobium sp. CCC2.4 and encodes:
- the rsmD gene encoding 16S rRNA (guanine(966)-N(2))-methyltransferase RsmD, whose protein sequence is MTMPKQPSKKPAPKPRPALAHQVRIIGGDWKRTPLPVVESAGLRPTPDRVRETVFNWITHLIDGHWSGITCLDLFAGTGALGLEAASRGAARVTLVEESPAVVRQLEATRDKLNASQVSIVRGDARAVVQGLQRRLTGPADRYNLIFLDPPFHADWLPAMLPLCAALLDERGFIYIESEKSIDGAALPEWLQGWEVVRADQAGMVFFHLLQRQNSHAIDA
- the ftsY gene encoding signal recognition particle-docking protein FtsY, with the protein product MFSFFKKKPKTEPAHAAVTVALSDAALPAAVPVTEVVAPPPPEETPAPPIEVKRSWLARLKSGLSKTSANLTTLFVGARIDDDLYEELEAALLMADAGVDATHFLLSELKRRVKDEKLTEAAQVKSALRKLLIGLLSPLQKPLELGRHQPLVIMITGVNGAGKTTTIGKLAKHLQANQQSVLLAAGDTFRAAAREQLTIWGERNNVAVIAQESGDPAAVAFDAVHSAMAKKTNVVMIDTAGRLPTQLHLMEELKKIKRVIAKAMPSAPHEILLVIDGNTGQNALMQVKAFDDALGLTGLVVTKLDGTAKGGVLAAIARTRPIPVYFIGVGEQIEDLQPFNADEFVTALLGEATD